A genomic window from Chengkuizengella sediminis includes:
- a CDS encoding cell wall hydrolase: protein MAVIKANSEDVKLLARLMRAEAEGEGELGMLMVGNVGVNRIRADCLDFKDIRNMNRMVFQRPGGYEATIKGYFYQKARDKDIRLAQRVINGERFHPSTNSLWFFRPEGACPSQWYDQYNSGRYKAHCFFTPLQSVCPSVY from the coding sequence ATGGCGGTCATTAAAGCAAATAGTGAAGATGTCAAGTTATTAGCAAGATTAATGAGGGCTGAAGCAGAAGGTGAAGGCGAATTAGGAATGTTAATGGTTGGAAATGTTGGCGTAAACAGAATAAGAGCAGATTGTTTAGATTTTAAAGATATTCGAAATATGAATCGAATGGTGTTTCAAAGACCAGGTGGATATGAAGCTACGATAAAAGGATACTTTTACCAAAAAGCAAGGGATAAAGATATCCGTTTAGCCCAAAGGGTAATTAATGGTGAAAGATTCCATCCTTCAACGAATTCTTTATGGTTTTTTAGACCAGAAGGTGCATGTCCATCTCAATGGTATGACCAATATAATTCTGGGAGATATAAAGCTCATTGCTTTTTTACACCTCTACAAAGTGTTTGTCCGAGTGTGTACTAA
- the cyoE gene encoding heme o synthase — MNESISDSVDIEKVSWRDFVQLTKPGIIRSNLIAAFGGFWLASQWDINWFIFAYMMLGTALIMASGCVLNNFLDRDFDEKMERTKGRSLPAGRIHPRVVLWYGIVLGIIGLLVLYFLVNPISALLGFIGFFVYVFVYTMWLKRSSTWSTSVGGISGAMPPVLGYCAVTNEVDPGAWLLFALLFLWQPPHFWALGIRRKEEYRAAGFPLLPVVKGVKRTKIQMLPYVLLLIPVNIMFYVFGYVGMIYLIVSILLSIIWLMYCIAGFVTKDNDKWARKVFLFSINYLMINFFVMIINTTS, encoded by the coding sequence ATGAATGAATCAATCTCTGATTCTGTAGACATAGAAAAAGTTTCTTGGAGAGATTTTGTTCAGCTAACAAAACCAGGAATCATTAGATCTAATCTTATTGCAGCATTTGGTGGGTTTTGGCTTGCATCACAATGGGATATCAATTGGTTCATTTTCGCTTATATGATGCTTGGAACAGCTTTGATCATGGCATCAGGTTGTGTTTTAAACAACTTTTTGGATAGAGATTTTGATGAGAAAATGGAGAGGACAAAAGGACGTTCCCTACCAGCAGGAAGAATTCATCCAAGAGTTGTGCTTTGGTATGGGATTGTTTTAGGCATTATAGGTCTATTAGTTCTATACTTTTTGGTTAATCCTATTTCAGCTTTATTAGGTTTTATTGGATTTTTTGTTTATGTTTTTGTTTATACAATGTGGTTAAAGAGAAGCTCTACATGGAGTACGTCTGTCGGAGGAATTTCTGGAGCAATGCCTCCTGTTTTAGGATATTGCGCAGTGACCAACGAAGTAGATCCTGGAGCTTGGTTACTTTTTGCCTTATTATTTTTATGGCAGCCACCACATTTTTGGGCGTTAGGTATTAGACGTAAAGAGGAATACAGAGCTGCTGGATTTCCATTGTTGCCTGTAGTAAAGGGAGTAAAAAGAACAAAAATTCAAATGCTGCCATATGTATTACTTTTAATACCTGTAAATATCATGTTTTATGTTTTTGGATACGTAGGAATGATCTATTTAATTGTCTCTATTTTATTAAGTATAATTTGGCTTATGTACTGCATAGCAGGATTTGTCACTAAAGATAATGATAAATGGGCAAGAAAAGTATTTCTCTTTTCGATTAATTACTTGATGATTAATTTCTTTGTGATGATTATAAATACTACAAGTTAG
- a CDS encoding SCO family protein gives MNRKKWLQITYFSVMGILIIGMSAYLIYNWLPESKSEVSFITEENTKKAPPFELENIDGSTVSLEDTDGKVRLVYFYFSTCVDVCPPTTHLLSQVQERLKEEGVFGNEMAMFSITFDPERDTRERLIEFSSVYHADPSGWYFLRGEEQYSRDLATEYGISIMELEGGDFGHTNFYVLIDKEGNIKKYLPIKDDLSVEENVDYIVEHIEALL, from the coding sequence ATGAATCGAAAAAAATGGTTGCAAATAACTTATTTTAGTGTGATGGGCATTTTAATCATTGGGATGTCAGCTTATTTAATATATAATTGGCTTCCAGAATCAAAGTCAGAAGTAAGTTTTATAACGGAAGAGAATACTAAAAAAGCCCCTCCATTTGAATTAGAAAATATTGATGGAAGTACCGTATCGCTAGAGGATACTGATGGAAAAGTAAGGTTAGTATATTTTTATTTTTCAACTTGTGTTGATGTTTGTCCACCAACAACTCACCTGCTTTCACAAGTGCAGGAGCGACTAAAGGAAGAAGGGGTATTTGGAAATGAAATGGCTATGTTTTCTATTACCTTTGATCCTGAAAGAGATACTCGTGAGAGGTTAATTGAATTCTCAAGCGTATATCATGCAGACCCATCAGGCTGGTATTTTTTACGTGGTGAAGAGCAGTATTCAAGAGATCTAGCTACAGAATACGGAATAAGTATAATGGAATTAGAAGGTGGAGATTTTGGTCATACAAATTTCTATGTTTTAATCGATAAAGAGGGGAATATTAAAAAATACCTTCCCATTAAAGATGATTTATCTGTAGAGGAAAATGTTGATTATATTGTAGAACATATAGAAGCATTATTATAA
- a CDS encoding toprim domain-containing protein, with protein MDAVIIVEGTNDRIHLKKFLSEEIEILCTNGTLNAHRLEKLVQKTVEKQIFIFTDNDIAGKKIRKTLTEAFPDAEHLYTKKGYAGVEGTPDEHIINQLEKSDLHEYILN; from the coding sequence ATGGACGCAGTTATTATTGTGGAAGGGACTAATGATCGAATTCATTTAAAAAAGTTTTTATCTGAAGAAATTGAGATTTTATGTACAAATGGAACATTAAACGCACATCGGCTAGAAAAGTTAGTTCAGAAAACTGTTGAGAAACAAATCTTTATTTTTACTGACAATGATATAGCAGGTAAAAAAATTAGAAAAACATTAACAGAGGCGTTTCCAGATGCGGAACATTTATATACCAAAAAAGGGTATGCTGGTGTTGAAGGTACACCTGATGAGCATATTATAAACCAACTTGAAAAATCTGATTTACATGAATACATACTAAATTAA
- a CDS encoding SDR family oxidoreductase — protein MNGKIAIITGANSGMGLATTTEIAKKGATVIMLCRNKQRGETALHTAKQQSGSQNIELMICDLGSLESIHTFVAQFKEKYNKLDILINNAGVMSLKRELTSDGFEMQLGINHLGHFLLTNLLLERLKNAEEARIINVSSGAHKIGKIDLQDPFLTKRYGFMKGYAQSKLANILFTKELSNKLKNTNITVNALHPGAVATNIGVNRKTGFGKNFIKLMKPFFLSAEEGASTAIYLATSDEVKDTTGEYFYKKKISLVSKIAQDNELSKKLWTWSEQQVFLTPKSDVKL, from the coding sequence ATGAATGGAAAAATCGCAATTATTACGGGTGCTAATTCAGGAATGGGTTTAGCAACTACAACTGAAATCGCAAAAAAAGGCGCAACTGTCATCATGTTATGCAGAAACAAACAACGTGGAGAAACAGCTCTCCATACTGCAAAACAACAAAGTGGTTCTCAAAATATTGAGTTGATGATTTGTGATCTTGGTTCATTAGAGAGCATTCATACATTTGTAGCTCAATTTAAGGAAAAATATAATAAACTTGATATATTAATTAATAATGCGGGTGTCATGTCTTTGAAAAGAGAGCTTACAAGTGATGGATTTGAAATGCAGTTAGGTATTAATCATCTAGGTCATTTTTTACTAACGAATTTACTACTAGAGCGATTAAAAAATGCAGAAGAAGCAAGAATAATTAATGTTTCTTCTGGAGCTCATAAAATAGGAAAGATTGATCTTCAAGATCCCTTCCTAACTAAACGATACGGATTCATGAAAGGATATGCTCAATCTAAATTAGCGAATATCCTATTTACAAAAGAACTTTCAAATAAACTTAAAAATACAAATATTACTGTAAATGCTCTACATCCAGGTGCAGTGGCAACGAACATAGGTGTGAATAGAAAAACTGGATTTGGGAAAAATTTTATAAAATTAATGAAGCCATTTTTTCTATCTGCAGAAGAAGGTGCATCTACTGCCATTTACCTCGCCACTAGTGATGAAGTAAAAGATACCACAGGTGAGTATTTTTATAAAAAGAAAATATCTCTCGTTTCAAAAATAGCACAGGATAATGAACTTTCTAAAAAATTATGGACTTGGAGTGAGCAACAAGTATTCTTAACCCCAAAAAGTGATGTTAAGCTTTGA
- a CDS encoding MFS transporter, translating to MKTAIWLYLFMFIAFFDLHAQFPILSPYAISLGAAPSFIGLIMGMYSLTHIPGNILAGYGVDRYGSKYFIIFSLIIAGGLLIIQSSVTDPWQLLVIRSISGFILAFLSPACLSLLAKIAKDQIQQGKLMAGNGLVHTLASIVSPAAGALLVAKVGYSVAFNLLGWILIITGVLAFWGIQNIKSTSIEKKLPHPQTLFGTEDQKIPWLFYALPLALACSQGILFFELPLIPISRNSIFASGLLFSIVSLGALCTLSLLFLNRLSPFLRTAAGCLFLALIFFDMALHQLFPLAISLFLIGMAKGIIYPAMATYLTHMSNVSKYGRIFAILAISMSLGAFIGPVIAGQVREVVSPYLFAFIFLFISLSMLPYPNRFTIFTQRKV from the coding sequence ATGAAAACAGCAATTTGGCTATATCTTTTTATGTTCATTGCATTCTTTGACTTACATGCACAATTTCCTATCTTGTCTCCTTATGCAATATCTCTTGGAGCTGCCCCCTCATTTATCGGCTTAATTATGGGGATGTATTCATTGACACATATCCCGGGTAATATTTTAGCAGGTTATGGCGTGGATCGATATGGCAGTAAATATTTTATTATTTTCAGTTTAATCATTGCTGGAGGGTTGTTAATTATTCAGTCCTCGGTTACAGATCCATGGCAGTTATTAGTGATTCGTTCTATTAGTGGATTCATATTAGCCTTTCTATCACCTGCCTGCCTTTCTTTATTAGCAAAAATTGCAAAGGATCAAATCCAACAAGGGAAATTAATGGCAGGAAATGGCCTCGTCCATACATTAGCTTCCATTGTATCTCCAGCTGCTGGAGCATTATTAGTTGCAAAAGTTGGGTATTCAGTTGCATTTAATCTCTTAGGTTGGATACTCATCATCACTGGGGTTTTGGCATTTTGGGGAATACAAAATATAAAATCAACCTCCATAGAAAAAAAACTCCCACATCCACAAACCTTATTCGGAACTGAAGATCAAAAAATACCATGGCTATTTTATGCTCTCCCACTTGCTTTAGCTTGTTCACAAGGCATTTTGTTTTTTGAATTACCTTTAATTCCGATATCACGGAATTCCATTTTTGCTTCTGGACTTTTATTTTCGATTGTTAGTCTCGGCGCATTATGTACGTTAAGCTTGTTATTTTTAAATCGACTATCCCCATTTTTAAGAACAGCAGCGGGATGTTTATTCTTAGCGCTAATATTTTTTGATATGGCATTACATCAATTATTCCCTTTAGCGATTTCCTTATTTTTAATTGGTATGGCAAAAGGGATCATATATCCTGCAATGGCTACTTATTTAACCCATATGTCTAACGTTTCAAAATACGGTCGTATTTTTGCTATATTAGCAATTTCCATGTCATTAGGGGCTTTTATAGGACCTGTTATTGCAGGTCAGGTACGGGAGGTTGTATCACCTTACTTATTTGCTTTTATCTTTTTATTCATTTCACTTTCCATGTTACCTTATCCTAATCGTTTTACCATCTTCACTCAAAGGAAAGTATAA
- a CDS encoding transglutaminase domain-containing protein, producing the protein MQTFIDMITNINYITLLIVSVILISLIQGIKRGVSKSAFQLSHAIQDIVINMTAALLSWKTTNWLSPKLQSWLISKSIQIPSEELNMLEKGYYIVLTSIRDFTFIRFIFIFLISYLLIQFLIMMLFNLVFLNLLRAMKLMNESKQTKAEIPLLISQLFGGFIGVIFGLAKGLTVILILFIFVTLFPQTPFTSYIQSSILYQGGTERVLQPLSQNFIETTLPVLAKEAEDEYKEVLQRKYEIIDHNIPDNIVEATHIIVKDLNTDEEKAKALYDWVGTRVQYNWEKVRLYEEENVWMEQTPEDTFLSKQGVCIDYSRLFAVMARTADLDVKVVTGLGSDGRGGMGAHAWNEVYLSETDEWIPLDTTWVSSGGNWFNSNDFYETHIKDV; encoded by the coding sequence TTGCAGACTTTTATTGATATGATCACAAATATTAACTACATTACATTGCTTATCGTGTCTGTAATTTTGATTTCCTTGATCCAAGGGATTAAGAGAGGTGTATCTAAGTCTGCCTTTCAATTGTCTCATGCTATCCAAGATATTGTCATCAATATGACTGCCGCCCTATTATCTTGGAAAACTACAAATTGGCTATCTCCTAAACTTCAAAGCTGGTTGATTTCGAAATCGATTCAAATTCCTTCTGAAGAACTGAATATGTTGGAAAAAGGGTATTATATTGTTCTCACCTCAATCAGAGACTTTACTTTTATACGCTTTATTTTCATCTTTTTAATAAGTTATTTATTGATACAATTTTTGATCATGATGTTGTTTAATTTGGTGTTTTTAAATCTATTAAGAGCGATGAAACTGATGAACGAAAGTAAACAAACAAAGGCAGAAATTCCACTACTCATCAGTCAATTATTCGGGGGTTTTATCGGTGTAATATTTGGTTTAGCTAAGGGTTTGACTGTCATTTTGATTTTGTTTATTTTTGTTACTTTATTTCCACAAACCCCCTTCACCTCATATATCCAATCCTCCATTTTATACCAAGGAGGTACTGAAAGAGTACTGCAACCGTTAAGTCAGAATTTTATAGAGACTACTCTACCGGTATTGGCTAAAGAAGCTGAAGATGAATACAAGGAAGTTCTACAGAGGAAATATGAGATTATTGACCATAACATTCCAGATAATATAGTGGAAGCTACACATATCATTGTAAAAGATTTAAACACGGATGAGGAAAAAGCTAAAGCTTTATATGATTGGGTTGGGACAAGAGTTCAATATAACTGGGAAAAAGTAAGGTTGTATGAGGAAGAAAATGTATGGATGGAACAAACACCTGAAGATACGTTTCTTTCAAAACAAGGGGTCTGCATAGATTATTCTAGATTATTTGCTGTGATGGCAAGGACGGCTGATTTGGATGTGAAAGTAGTTACTGGACTTGGATCTGATGGTCGCGGGGGGATGGGTGCTCATGCTTGGAATGAAGTATATTTATCTGAAACAGATGAATGGATTCCGTTAGACACCACCTGGGTATCATCTGGAGGAAATTGGTTTAATTCCAATGATTTTTATGAAACACATATAAAGGATGTTTAG
- a CDS encoding peptidoglycan D,D-transpeptidase FtsI family protein, with product MSSLNDPKKRELIKRRNFAFRLNIFFFAVFIIFSVLIVRLAFIQFVEGSEYQALKNKNSEVTNQIPPIRGNIYDVNGYAIAYSTSSQSLYYELPTKPDEDEVIDLASRLADVFKQYGAEELSEKSAEEIVDDMDVGFDIHKEEKTIMNYSTRPRRLKTDLTKEEIAYILEHIEEFPGVKVVEESVRKYSEETIAVQLVGYLKKFNSASNLTGYLEEKYNNQNVLREYLDQEYVGFDGLEFLYQEKLRGKNGTMTYPINALGRIIGDPVVVPPVKGNNLYLTIDKDVQLATEQAILDQIEYLKTDESALYNKSGVNATTGYAVAMEVDTGKVVAMASMPDYDPNIWEGGASQKEYDNNELFLSNGTITTSYSNHEEADERKKHPSSIVPLGSTIKPLTILIGLNEGLITENTTYNDSGIFYFGNDNSRIRNARGRGNGTITAFDAIKYSSNTFMSAMIGEPLSRQGQEGLDLWDSYMKQFGLGVSTESGLPKELSGLINYTDLESTGSILSSLVRASWGQEASYTTLQLAQYATMLANKGKRLQPQFVDKITTFDAETVEEFEPIVLNEVELPDSDWNLIHSAMTQVSKSGFDDFPYVVAAKTGTSEQDVARQRVNNAVFIAFAPVEDPKLAVAVVVPEGGYGSFGAGPIARKMFDAYFGFDDEAEEEAEVEEATAN from the coding sequence ATGAGCAGTTTAAATGACCCGAAGAAACGAGAATTGATTAAACGGAGAAATTTTGCATTTCGTTTAAATATTTTTTTCTTTGCTGTATTTATAATATTTTCAGTATTAATAGTTAGACTTGCTTTTATTCAGTTTGTCGAAGGAAGTGAGTATCAAGCATTAAAGAATAAAAATTCAGAAGTGACTAATCAAATTCCACCGATTAGGGGAAATATATATGATGTGAATGGTTATGCTATAGCCTATTCTACTTCAAGTCAATCTCTCTATTATGAACTTCCAACTAAACCAGACGAAGATGAAGTTATTGATTTAGCTAGCAGACTAGCTGACGTTTTTAAGCAATATGGAGCTGAAGAGTTATCTGAAAAATCTGCAGAAGAAATCGTTGATGATATGGATGTAGGTTTTGATATTCATAAAGAAGAAAAAACAATTATGAATTATAGTACTCGTCCTAGAAGGTTGAAAACAGACCTTACTAAGGAAGAAATCGCATATATATTAGAACATATTGAAGAATTCCCAGGAGTTAAAGTCGTCGAGGAGAGCGTTCGGAAATATAGTGAAGAAACCATTGCAGTTCAATTAGTAGGGTATTTAAAAAAGTTTAATTCAGCAAGTAACTTAACAGGGTATCTGGAGGAAAAGTATAATAATCAAAATGTATTAAGAGAATATTTAGATCAGGAATACGTAGGTTTTGATGGTTTGGAGTTTTTGTATCAGGAAAAGTTACGTGGAAAAAATGGAACGATGACCTATCCGATTAATGCTCTAGGAAGAATTATTGGAGATCCGGTTGTTGTACCTCCAGTTAAAGGAAATAATTTATATTTAACGATAGATAAAGATGTTCAGCTTGCCACAGAGCAGGCAATTTTAGATCAAATAGAGTATTTAAAAACGGATGAGAGTGCATTGTACAACAAAAGTGGTGTGAATGCGACAACGGGTTATGCTGTAGCCATGGAGGTGGACACTGGGAAAGTAGTAGCTATGGCTAGCATGCCTGATTATGACCCTAATATTTGGGAAGGTGGGGCATCCCAAAAAGAGTATGATAATAATGAACTCTTCCTTAGTAATGGAACCATAACTACCTCGTATTCTAATCATGAAGAAGCTGACGAAAGGAAAAAGCACCCAAGTTCGATTGTCCCTTTAGGATCAACGATCAAACCGTTAACGATCTTAATCGGTTTAAATGAAGGGTTAATTACTGAAAATACAACTTATAATGATAGTGGAATCTTCTATTTTGGAAATGATAATTCAAGAATTAGGAATGCACGAGGAAGAGGTAATGGTACAATTACCGCGTTTGATGCTATTAAATACTCTTCTAATACCTTTATGTCCGCCATGATCGGAGAACCTTTATCAAGACAAGGACAAGAGGGGCTAGATCTTTGGGATTCATACATGAAACAATTTGGTTTAGGTGTATCAACAGAAAGTGGATTACCTAAGGAATTATCTGGACTTATAAACTACACAGATTTAGAATCAACAGGAAGTATTTTATCCTCATTAGTACGAGCATCTTGGGGACAAGAAGCGAGTTATACGACACTTCAGCTTGCACAGTATGCTACGATGTTAGCAAATAAAGGAAAGAGATTACAGCCACAATTTGTAGATAAAATAACCACCTTTGATGCAGAAACAGTAGAGGAGTTTGAACCGATAGTATTAAATGAAGTAGAACTTCCTGATTCAGATTGGAATTTAATCCATAGTGCAATGACTCAGGTGAGTAAATCAGGATTTGATGATTTTCCATATGTCGTAGCTGCCAAAACGGGAACATCAGAGCAAGATGTTGCCAGACAAAGAGTTAATAATGCAGTATTTATAGCATTTGCACCTGTGGAAGATCCAAAACTAGCTGTTGCGGTTGTTGTACCAGAAGGTGGATATGGCTCATTCGGAGCGGGTCCTATAGCTAGAAAAATGTTCGATGCCTATTTTGGATTTGATGATGAAGCAGAAGAAGAGGCTGAAGTTGAAGAAGCTACTGCTAACTAA
- a CDS encoding metal ABC transporter ATP-binding protein: MSSAIQVEDLYVSYHGNTALKDVSFSLEAGNLLGIIGPNGAGKSTLIKAILQLIPRDKGQVTFLEKTVKEIRKQVAYVPQRNDIDWDFPITVLETVLLGTYPKIGMFKRPKKNDKEWAYECLKEVGMEKFYKRQIGELSGGQQQRVFLARALAQKAELFFLDEPFVGVDLGSEETIINILKNLSDQGKTVTVVHHDLSKAESYFNKLLLINQELIGFGSVNEVFRPEIMEKAYKGQFAFMKEIGVSV; the protein is encoded by the coding sequence ATGTCATCTGCGATTCAAGTGGAAGATTTATATGTTTCTTATCATGGAAATACAGCACTTAAGGATGTGTCTTTTTCTTTAGAAGCTGGGAATTTATTGGGGATTATTGGACCTAATGGAGCGGGTAAATCAACTTTAATTAAAGCCATACTTCAATTGATCCCTAGAGATAAAGGTCAGGTTACATTTCTGGAGAAAACAGTGAAGGAAATTCGCAAGCAAGTTGCTTATGTACCACAACGAAATGATATCGATTGGGATTTTCCAATTACCGTTTTAGAAACTGTGCTTTTAGGTACTTATCCTAAAATTGGAATGTTTAAAAGGCCGAAAAAAAATGATAAAGAATGGGCTTATGAATGTTTGAAGGAAGTAGGAATGGAGAAATTTTATAAACGTCAAATTGGTGAACTTTCAGGTGGACAGCAGCAAAGAGTTTTTCTTGCTAGAGCACTAGCTCAAAAAGCGGAGTTATTTTTCCTCGATGAACCGTTTGTCGGTGTGGATTTAGGCAGTGAAGAGACCATTATTAACATACTGAAAAATCTTAGTGACCAAGGTAAAACCGTTACGGTTGTACATCATGACTTAAGCAAAGCAGAAAGTTATTTTAACAAATTGTTATTAATTAACCAAGAACTGATCGGATTTGGATCTGTAAATGAAGTTTTTCGACCTGAAATTATGGAAAAAGCATATAAAGGTCAGTTTGCTTTTATGAAGGAGATTGGGGTGAGCGTTTAA
- a CDS encoding metal ABC transporter permease: MFGEIINYVNYVMEYEYMQRAFLTSVIVGIICGAIGCFIILRGMALMGDAISHAVLPGVALSYVLGINFFFGAVVSGVLTTIGIGYISQNSRIKNDIAIGIMFTFAFAIGIIWVTLLKSSTDLYHILFGNLLVVRTSELWATFGIGVFVLVMIYLFYKELLVSSFDPTMSAAYGLPNKMIHYLLMILLTMVTVASIQTVGIVLVVAMLITPAATAYLLTDRLWIMIYLSSGFGATSSIVGLFFSNRFDLDSGATIVLTATTMFLIAFIFSPKQGVLWRSIRSKSTKSLARG; this comes from the coding sequence ATGTTTGGCGAAATAATAAATTATGTGAACTATGTAATGGAGTATGAATACATGCAAAGGGCATTTCTTACCTCTGTTATCGTAGGGATCATATGCGGAGCCATCGGTTGTTTTATTATTTTACGAGGAATGGCTTTAATGGGGGATGCTATTTCCCATGCCGTATTACCAGGAGTTGCATTGTCCTATGTGTTAGGTATTAATTTCTTTTTTGGGGCGGTAGTCTCTGGTGTTTTAACAACGATTGGGATTGGATATATTAGTCAAAATAGTAGAATCAAAAATGATATTGCCATCGGAATTATGTTTACTTTTGCTTTTGCGATCGGGATTATCTGGGTTACATTATTGAAAAGCAGCACGGACTTATATCACATTTTATTCGGAAATTTATTAGTAGTTAGAACTTCTGAATTGTGGGCTACATTTGGTATCGGTGTATTTGTATTAGTGATGATTTATTTATTTTACAAAGAGCTTTTAGTTAGTTCGTTTGATCCAACAATGTCAGCTGCATACGGTTTACCGAATAAAATGATTCATTATTTATTAATGATTTTACTTACGATGGTGACAGTGGCATCTATTCAGACAGTAGGAATCGTGCTCGTTGTAGCGATGTTAATCACACCTGCAGCAACAGCGTATTTACTTACAGATCGATTATGGATCATGATTTATTTATCTTCAGGTTTTGGGGCGACTTCTTCTATTGTAGGATTGTTTTTTAGTAATAGATTTGACTTAGATTCAGGAGCAACCATTGTATTAACAGCAACAACGATGTTTTTAATCGCATTTATCTTCTCACCTAAACAAGGTGTTTTATGGAGAAGTATTAGATCTAAAAGCACCAAATCGTTAGCTAGAGGTTAA